A single window of Mycolicibacterium madagascariense DNA harbors:
- a CDS encoding carbohydrate kinase family protein: MTIVVTGSIATDHLMKFPGKFSEQLLADHLQKVSLSFLVDDLVVHRGGVAGNMAFAIGVLGGDVALVGAAGKDFDDYRGWLTSHGVNCDGVLISDSAYTARFVCTTDEDMAQIASFYPGAMSESRNIALADVASRTENVDLVIVGANDPEAMFLHTEECRALGLPFAADPSQQLARLSGEEIRKLIDGATYLFTNDYEWDLLLQKSGWTEAEVMSQIGLRVTTLGPKGVDLVSADGTSVHVDVVPETHQADPTGIGDAFRAGFLTGRSAGLSLERSAQLASLVAVLVLEAPGPQEWSWDRDSAITRISEAYGADAATEIAAALN, translated from the coding sequence GTGACGATTGTGGTGACCGGTTCCATCGCGACCGACCATCTGATGAAGTTCCCCGGCAAGTTCTCCGAACAGTTGCTGGCCGATCACCTGCAGAAGGTGTCGCTGAGCTTTCTGGTCGACGACCTCGTCGTGCACCGCGGTGGTGTCGCCGGGAACATGGCGTTCGCGATCGGCGTCCTCGGTGGCGACGTAGCGCTGGTCGGCGCCGCGGGCAAGGACTTCGACGACTACCGCGGCTGGCTCACCTCCCACGGCGTGAACTGCGACGGCGTCCTCATCTCGGACTCGGCCTACACCGCCCGCTTCGTCTGCACCACCGACGAGGACATGGCCCAGATCGCCTCGTTCTACCCGGGAGCGATGTCGGAGTCGCGCAACATCGCGCTCGCCGACGTCGCCTCGCGGACCGAGAACGTCGATCTGGTCATCGTCGGCGCCAACGACCCCGAGGCGATGTTCCTGCACACCGAGGAATGCCGGGCGCTGGGACTGCCCTTCGCCGCCGACCCGTCGCAGCAGCTGGCCCGCCTGTCCGGTGAGGAGATCCGCAAGCTCATCGACGGCGCCACCTACCTGTTCACCAACGACTACGAGTGGGATTTGCTGCTGCAGAAGTCGGGCTGGACCGAGGCCGAGGTGATGAGTCAGATCGGGCTGCGCGTCACGACGCTGGGCCCCAAGGGCGTCGACCTGGTGTCGGCCGACGGCACTAGCGTGCACGTCGACGTCGTGCCCGAGACGCATCAGGCCGACCCGACCGGCATCGGCGACGCCTTCCGCGCGGGTTTCCTCACGGGCCGCTCCGCCGGGCTGAGCCTCGAACGTTCGGCACAGCTGGCCTCCCTGGTCGCCGTGCTGGTGCTCGAGGCGCCCGGCCCACAGGAGTGGAGCTGGGACCGCGACAGCGCCATCACGCGGATCTCGGAGGCCTACGGAGCCGACGCCGCGACGGAGATCGCCGCCGCGCTGAACTAG
- a CDS encoding Rv0361 family membrane protein: MAGPIPYPESPRPESSSQQPFPPPGMPPAGMPQQGPMPYPGHVPSAYPGALPPPVNYPPPPRRRRLLVGGLGALVVVLAIALVVSIVMATKRGDAGPPALSNASATTAIQGYLDALTKGDDETVARNNSCGFYDVVTDRETDMTLAKLGSDAFRRQYEKATVATIDKIVTWSQYQYQVLFTMRATPAGRSQGSVQRQGIAQLLVQDGTILVCSYLPRNTGQF, encoded by the coding sequence ATGGCCGGACCAATCCCGTACCCCGAGTCCCCCCGCCCGGAATCGTCGTCCCAGCAGCCCTTTCCGCCACCCGGGATGCCGCCTGCCGGGATGCCGCAGCAGGGGCCCATGCCCTACCCGGGACACGTCCCGTCGGCCTACCCGGGCGCGCTGCCGCCGCCGGTCAACTATCCCCCGCCACCGCGCCGACGCCGTCTGCTGGTCGGCGGTCTCGGCGCGCTGGTCGTCGTCCTGGCGATCGCTCTCGTCGTATCCATCGTGATGGCCACCAAGCGCGGCGACGCCGGGCCTCCCGCGTTGTCGAACGCCTCGGCCACCACTGCGATTCAGGGGTATCTCGACGCGCTGACGAAGGGCGATGACGAGACGGTCGCCCGCAACAATTCGTGTGGGTTCTACGACGTCGTCACCGACCGCGAGACGGACATGACGCTCGCCAAGCTCGGCAGCGACGCGTTCCGCCGACAGTACGAGAAGGCGACCGTGGCCACGATCGACAAGATCGTGACGTGGTCGCAGTATCAGTACCAGGTGCTCTTCACGATGCGAGCCACCCCGGCGGGTCGCAGCCAGGGCTCGGTGCAGCGGCAGGGCATCGCCCAACTCCTGGTCCAGGACGGCACGATCCTGGTGTGCTCGTACCTGCCCCGCAACACCGGCCAGTTCTAG
- a CDS encoding HesB/IscA family protein, translated as MTVQDESTTTTTAAHGAILTDAAAAKAKSLLDQEGRDDLNLRIAVQPGGCAGLRYELAFDDRTLDGDLNVDFNGVTLTVDRMSAPYLQGATIDFVDSIEKTGFTIDNPNAGGSCACGDSFN; from the coding sequence ATGACTGTTCAGGACGAGTCGACCACCACGACTACCGCAGCTCACGGAGCCATCCTCACCGACGCCGCCGCGGCGAAGGCCAAGTCCCTGCTGGACCAGGAGGGTCGGGACGATCTGAACCTGCGCATCGCGGTCCAGCCCGGCGGCTGCGCGGGACTTCGCTACGAGCTGGCCTTCGACGACCGCACGCTCGACGGCGACCTCAACGTCGACTTCAACGGCGTCACGCTGACCGTCGACCGCATGAGCGCCCCCTACCTGCAGGGCGCGACGATCGACTTCGTCGACAGCATCGAGAAGACCGGCTTCACCATCGACAACCCCAACGCCGGCGGTTCCTGCGCCTGCGGCGACTCGTTCAACTGA
- a CDS encoding glycerate kinase family protein encodes MSEALRVLIAPDCFGDSLTAVEAAEAIADGWARGRPADELTLAPQSDGGPGFVDVLASRLGERRCATTSGPLADEVNAHWVLDAASGTAYVECAQACGLALLGGPPTLRTAVDAHSRGVGQLVDAALSAGATRIVVGLGGSACTDGGRGLVDALGGVAAAAARLAPVELIAATDVEHPLLGPRGAAHVFGPQKGADPATVELLETRLTEWAATLEAATGRDVRTAPGAGAAGGLGAALLALGGRRESGAAVIADHTGLAGDVAHADVIVTGEGRFDDQSLHGKVVSALAAWAAGTPVVVLAGQVTLDDAALHAAGITAAHSITDFAGSVRLAIEDAAHQLNGLALQTAARWHAATGRE; translated from the coding sequence ATGAGCGAGGCGCTGCGCGTGCTGATCGCCCCCGACTGCTTCGGCGACAGCCTGACCGCCGTCGAGGCGGCCGAGGCCATCGCCGACGGATGGGCGCGTGGCAGGCCCGCCGACGAGCTCACCCTCGCCCCCCAATCCGACGGCGGCCCCGGCTTCGTCGACGTGCTGGCCAGCCGGCTCGGCGAACGACGATGCGCCACGACGAGCGGACCGCTCGCCGACGAGGTGAACGCCCACTGGGTCCTCGACGCGGCGTCGGGTACCGCGTACGTCGAATGCGCCCAGGCGTGTGGACTGGCTCTGCTCGGAGGACCGCCGACCCTGCGCACCGCCGTCGACGCCCACAGCCGGGGAGTCGGCCAACTCGTCGATGCCGCCCTGTCCGCGGGCGCCACCCGCATCGTGGTCGGGTTGGGCGGCAGCGCCTGCACCGACGGTGGCCGCGGCCTCGTCGACGCACTCGGCGGGGTGGCGGCGGCCGCCGCCCGGCTGGCTCCGGTCGAGCTCATCGCGGCCACCGACGTCGAGCATCCGCTGCTCGGCCCGCGCGGCGCGGCGCACGTGTTCGGGCCGCAGAAGGGCGCCGATCCCGCCACCGTCGAGCTGCTCGAGACGCGCCTGACCGAATGGGCCGCCACGCTGGAGGCGGCGACCGGCCGCGACGTCAGGACCGCACCGGGGGCCGGCGCTGCCGGGGGCCTCGGGGCGGCGTTGCTGGCGCTGGGTGGCCGTCGCGAATCGGGGGCGGCCGTCATCGCCGACCACACCGGGTTGGCGGGCGACGTCGCCCACGCCGACGTGATCGTCACCGGAGAGGGCCGGTTCGACGACCAGTCGCTGCACGGCAAGGTCGTCAGCGCGCTGGCCGCCTGGGCCGCGGGCACCCCGGTGGTGGTGCTGGCGGGCCAGGTCACCCTCGACGACGCGGCCCTGCACGCCGCAGGCATCACCGCTGCCCACTCGATCACCGACTTCGCCGGCTCGGTTCGACTGGCGATCGAGGACGCCGCGCACCAGCTCAACGGCCTCGCCCTGCAGACGGCGGCCCGATGGCACGCCGCCACGGGTCGGGAATAG
- a CDS encoding DUF3043 domain-containing protein — translation MNLLGRKKDNSPPEAGNGSTVAEVSAGEPSVSRVTAPKGRPTPKRNQPRARGPVAPAPMTSAEARKRKKAVRQSLTKEERKADKVTRRAEMAERREKMMSGNDAYLLPRDKGPVRKYVRDLVDARRSLLGLFMPAALVLVFVMLTLPTVQIQYYVQFVMLALVVVMVGDGLLIGRRVTKAVDAKFPDHTESGWKLGFYAASRASQLRRMRAPRPQVERGATVA, via the coding sequence GTGAATCTGCTGGGTCGCAAGAAGGACAACTCCCCACCGGAGGCGGGCAACGGCTCCACGGTCGCCGAGGTGTCCGCCGGCGAACCGTCGGTCAGCCGTGTCACGGCTCCCAAGGGCAGGCCCACCCCCAAGCGCAACCAGCCGCGCGCCCGCGGTCCGGTGGCCCCCGCGCCGATGACGTCCGCTGAGGCGCGCAAGCGCAAGAAGGCGGTCAGGCAGTCGTTGACCAAGGAGGAGCGCAAGGCCGACAAGGTCACGCGCCGCGCCGAGATGGCCGAACGCCGCGAGAAGATGATGTCGGGCAACGACGCCTACCTACTCCCCCGCGACAAGGGCCCGGTGCGCAAGTACGTCCGCGACCTGGTCGACGCGCGGCGCAGTCTGCTCGGGCTGTTCATGCCCGCCGCGCTGGTCCTGGTGTTCGTCATGCTCACCCTGCCGACCGTGCAGATCCAGTACTACGTGCAGTTCGTGATGCTCGCCCTGGTCGTCGTCATGGTCGGCGACGGACTGCTGATCGGTCGCCGGGTCACCAAGGCCGTCGACGCGAAGTTCCCCGACCACACCGAGAGCGGGTGGAAGCTCGGGTTCTACGCGGCCAGTCGGGCGTCTCAGCTGCGCCGCATGCGGGCCCCGCGCCCACAGGTCGAGCGCGGCGCCACGGTCGCCTGA
- a CDS encoding bifunctional adenosylcobinamide kinase/adenosylcobinamide-phosphate guanylyltransferase: protein MRVLALGGIRSGKSQWAEADIARSAGPDGSVRYVATGAVSAEPEWAERVAAHRLRRPAYWSTIESADVPTQLRDEPGAPTLVDDVGGWLVAAMDRRGAWTDGRITGDVDELVAAVDAFHGPLALVSPEVGLTVVPATRSGRRFADELGSLNQRLAAVCDRVVLVVAGQPLTVKESL from the coding sequence GTGCGCGTCCTCGCGCTCGGCGGCATCCGCTCCGGCAAATCGCAGTGGGCCGAGGCGGACATCGCCCGGTCCGCGGGCCCCGACGGGTCCGTCCGCTACGTGGCCACCGGCGCCGTCTCCGCGGAACCCGAGTGGGCGGAGCGGGTCGCCGCCCACCGCCTGCGCCGACCCGCCTACTGGTCGACGATCGAAAGTGCCGACGTGCCAACGCAATTGCGCGACGAACCGGGTGCACCCACCCTGGTCGACGACGTCGGCGGCTGGCTCGTCGCCGCCATGGACCGCCGCGGCGCCTGGACCGACGGGCGGATCACCGGCGACGTCGACGAACTGGTGGCCGCGGTCGACGCGTTCCACGGTCCGCTGGCCCTGGTCAGCCCGGAAGTCGGGTTGACCGTGGTGCCCGCGACACGATCCGGTCGGCGTTTCGCCGATGAACTGGGATCACTCAACCAACGGCTCGCGGCGGTGTGCGACCGCGTCGTACTCGTGGTGGCCGGTCAACCGCTGACGGTCAAGGAGTCACTGTGA
- the cobT gene encoding nicotinate-nucleotide--dimethylbenzimidazole phosphoribosyltransferase encodes MTDAEPTLEPSSDVPALDAAAQEAARARQGRLTKPPGALGRLEELSIWVAACQGECPPRQFVRPRVVVFAGDHGVTAAGVSAFPSEVTGQMVANFDAGGAAINVLAGLAGATVRVVDIAVDSAEPLSEAIGAHRVRRGSGNIAVEDALTDDEATAAVAAGRAIADEEVDGGADLLIAGDMGIGNTTPATTLIAALTSSEPVAVVGRGTGVDDAGWARKTAAIRDALFRARDVTSDPVALLRVCGGADLAAMAGFLAQAAVRRTPVLLDGVVVTAAALVAARLSPGASQWWQAGHRSTEPAHSLALAHLGLEPIVDLGMRLGEGTGAAVALPVLRAAVATLASMATFDEANVTDSP; translated from the coding sequence GTGACGGACGCTGAACCCACCCTCGAGCCCAGCTCGGACGTCCCCGCGCTCGACGCGGCGGCGCAGGAGGCCGCCCGCGCGCGGCAGGGCCGGTTGACCAAGCCGCCCGGCGCGCTGGGTCGACTCGAGGAGCTGTCCATCTGGGTGGCGGCCTGCCAGGGCGAGTGCCCGCCACGCCAATTCGTCCGCCCACGGGTTGTCGTGTTCGCCGGTGATCACGGCGTGACGGCGGCGGGCGTGTCCGCGTTCCCCTCCGAAGTCACCGGACAGATGGTGGCGAACTTCGACGCGGGCGGCGCGGCGATCAACGTGCTCGCCGGACTCGCCGGGGCGACGGTGCGCGTGGTCGACATCGCGGTCGACTCCGCCGAGCCGCTGTCCGAGGCCATCGGCGCCCACCGGGTGCGGCGCGGCAGCGGGAACATCGCCGTCGAGGACGCGCTGACCGACGACGAGGCGACGGCCGCCGTGGCCGCGGGCCGGGCGATCGCCGACGAGGAGGTCGACGGTGGTGCCGACCTGCTGATCGCCGGTGACATGGGTATCGGAAACACCACGCCCGCAACGACATTGATCGCCGCCCTGACGTCATCGGAGCCCGTCGCGGTGGTGGGTCGCGGCACCGGGGTGGACGACGCGGGGTGGGCCCGCAAGACCGCCGCCATCCGGGATGCCCTCTTCCGGGCCCGCGACGTGACGTCGGATCCCGTTGCGCTGCTTCGGGTCTGCGGCGGCGCCGACCTCGCCGCGATGGCCGGCTTCCTCGCCCAGGCCGCGGTGCGCCGCACGCCGGTGCTGCTGGACGGCGTCGTGGTCACCGCGGCCGCGCTGGTCGCCGCTCGACTCTCCCCCGGCGCGTCGCAATGGTGGCAGGCCGGCCACCGCTCGACCGAACCCGCGCACAGCCTCGCGCTCGCGCACCTCGGCTTGGAGCCGATCGTCGACCTGGGCATGCGCCTCGGCGAGGGCACCGGCGCTGCGGTGGCACTGCCCGTGCTGCGCGCCGCCGTCGCGACGCTGGCGTCGATGGCCACCTTCGACGAGGCCAACGTCACCGATTCACCGTGA